In a genomic window of Octadecabacter temperatus:
- the hslU gene encoding ATP-dependent protease ATPase subunit HslU encodes MTDLTPREIVSELDRHIIGQNDAKRAVAVALRNRWRRKHLDDDLRDEVYPKNILMIGPTGVGKTEISRRLAKLARAPFIKVEATKFTEVGYVGRDVEQIIRDLVEAAIVETRDYLRDDVKQKAHEAAEARVIDAIAGEDARSGTRDMFRKKLKSGELDDTIIEIEVTDNSSPLGGMEIPGQPGQMPGGMDLGAMFGKAFGGRTTKKRVTVSESYELLIADEADKLLDDETITKIALEAVEQNGIVFLDEIDKVCRNSDARGADVSREGVQRDLLPLIEGTTVSTKHGSVKTDHILFIASGAFHIAKPSDLLPELQGRLPIRVELRALTEDDFVRILTETDNALTRQYTALMGTEDVKVTFSEDGIKALAGIAAEVNESVENIGARRLYTVMERVFEDLSFNAPDRGGDAIEVNAAFVEEHLGELSRSTDISRYVL; translated from the coding sequence ATGACTGACCTGACACCCCGCGAAATCGTATCTGAATTAGACCGTCATATCATTGGCCAGAACGACGCCAAACGCGCTGTCGCCGTGGCGCTTCGCAATAGGTGGCGTCGTAAACATCTCGACGACGATCTGCGCGATGAAGTGTACCCAAAGAACATTCTTATGATTGGGCCCACTGGCGTCGGAAAAACTGAAATCTCGCGCCGCTTGGCCAAACTTGCCCGCGCGCCATTTATCAAAGTCGAAGCAACTAAATTCACGGAAGTTGGATATGTTGGTCGGGACGTTGAACAAATCATCCGTGATCTGGTCGAAGCTGCAATCGTTGAGACTCGCGATTACTTGCGCGACGACGTGAAACAAAAAGCGCATGAGGCTGCCGAAGCACGCGTAATTGACGCTATCGCCGGCGAAGACGCCCGCAGCGGCACGCGTGACATGTTCCGCAAAAAACTGAAAAGTGGTGAGCTGGACGATACAATCATCGAGATTGAGGTCACGGATAACTCTAGCCCACTGGGCGGTATGGAAATACCTGGTCAGCCTGGGCAGATGCCTGGCGGAATGGACCTCGGTGCGATGTTCGGCAAAGCCTTTGGTGGGCGCACCACCAAGAAACGCGTCACCGTTTCTGAAAGCTACGAGTTGCTGATCGCTGACGAGGCGGACAAATTGCTGGACGATGAAACCATCACCAAGATTGCGTTAGAGGCAGTTGAGCAAAACGGTATCGTCTTCCTCGATGAGATCGACAAAGTTTGCCGCAATTCTGATGCTCGTGGCGCAGACGTTTCGCGCGAAGGTGTGCAGCGCGATTTGCTACCGCTGATCGAAGGCACCACCGTTTCAACCAAGCACGGCTCGGTTAAAACCGACCACATTCTATTTATCGCATCCGGCGCTTTCCACATCGCCAAGCCGTCCGACCTTTTGCCAGAGCTTCAGGGCCGTCTTCCAATTCGTGTGGAACTGCGCGCACTTACTGAAGACGATTTTGTGCGTATTCTCACGGAAACAGACAACGCGCTGACCCGTCAGTACACCGCGCTCATGGGAACCGAGGACGTTAAAGTAACGTTTAGCGAAGACGGTATCAAAGCCCTCGCAGGTATTGCCGCCGAAGTGAACGAAAGCGTTGAAAACATAGGTGCGCGACGTTTGTACACCGTCATGGAGCGTGTTTTTGAAGACCTTTCTTTCAACGCGCCAGACCGTGGTGGCGACGCCATTGAAGTCAATGCCGCCTTTGTCGAAGAACACCTTGGTGAGCTAAGCCGCTCAACTGACATCAGCCGCTACGTTCTTTAG
- the hslV gene encoding ATP-dependent protease subunit HslV, translated as MTTIIGVRKGDEVVIAGDGQVSVGQTVMKGTATKVRRLTVGGSDVICGFAGSTADAFTLLERLEKKLEATPGQLARASVELAKDWRTDKYLQKLEAMLIVTDGKDLFVITGAGDVLEPEHDVTAIGSGGNFALAAGRALMDHDLSAEEIARRSMAIAADICVYTNGNLTVETIKHD; from the coding sequence ATGACAACAATTATCGGTGTACGCAAAGGTGACGAAGTGGTCATCGCGGGTGACGGGCAAGTTTCTGTCGGGCAGACGGTTATGAAAGGCACTGCTACAAAGGTGCGCCGTCTCACAGTCGGTGGCAGCGACGTAATTTGCGGTTTTGCCGGTTCCACCGCGGATGCATTCACGCTCCTTGAACGGCTTGAAAAGAAACTTGAGGCTACGCCAGGCCAATTGGCACGGGCGTCTGTCGAGCTTGCCAAAGATTGGCGCACCGACAAATACCTCCAGAAACTTGAGGCGATGTTGATCGTCACAGACGGCAAAGACCTATTCGTAATCACGGGCGCAGGCGATGTTCTGGAACCCGAACACGATGTGACGGCGATTGGTTCAGGCGGAAACTTCGCCCTCGCCGCTGGTCGAGCATTGATGGACCATGATCTTTCCGCCGAAGAGATTGCGCGCCGTTCCATGGCAATCGCCGCCGACATTTGCGTTTACACAAACGGTAATCTGACCGTGGAGACCATCAAGCATGACTGA
- the trxA gene encoding thioredoxin: MATVAVTDDTFDAEVRQSDIPVVVDFWAEWCGPCKQIGPALEELSAELDGKVKIVKVNVDENPNSPAQMGVRGIPALFLFKGGEVVSNKTGAAPKAALQGWIEESI; this comes from the coding sequence ATGGCCACCGTAGCAGTAACAGACGATACATTTGACGCAGAAGTTCGCCAGTCCGACATCCCAGTAGTGGTTGATTTCTGGGCAGAATGGTGCGGTCCTTGTAAGCAAATCGGCCCAGCGCTCGAAGAACTTTCCGCTGAACTGGACGGCAAAGTGAAAATCGTCAAAGTGAACGTTGACGAAAACCCGAATTCCCCTGCTCAAATGGGCGTACGCGGCATTCCGGCACTGTTTCTGTTCAAAGGTGGCGAAGTCGTTTCCAACAAAACCGGCGCGGCCCCAAAAGCGGCGCTTCAGGGTTGGATCGAAGAAAGCATCTAA
- the addA gene encoding double-strand break repair helicase AddA: MKPNDATARQIEAADPSQSTWLSANAGSGKTRVLTDRVARLLLAGTRPENVLCLTYTKAAASEMQNRLFQRLGEWAMMPKATLRDQLVELGTDAVIDDDYLSNARTLFASAIEAPGGLKIQTIHSFCAGVLRRFPLEAEVSPQFKEMEDRAAQLLREEVLDEMATGENADVVAGLAQHYTGSEIGSFLGSITARRTAFLANPNANELAKTFNLSTDACRQDAVKIAFVGGEDGLVDDLVDACKDATKSYQTVAAKLKAIDLTSPNLDTLFAVSSLHLYSDKSSKSRNWPQSNHKSSVEAVAHIVDDVHAWMDRTAAAFDYLNCVTAFEKTKALFAFATPFVQQYEAKKAQRAALDFDDLIGKAKALLDDTNVAQWVLFRLDGGVDHVLVDEAQDTSPDQWDIVRLLTQEFSTGIGANPDRERTVFVVGDKKQSIYSFQGADPEGFDRMRDHFDGELANVGKPLQDRELLYSFRSSSAVLELVDRTFQGEMAEGLGDHIKHLAFKDDMPGRVDIWPVVEPSDKPEEREWDDPVDLKGRTNHKVVLATQIATEIKRMIATETLPVKENDATEWSRRKITPGDFLILVQRRSDLFSEIISACKSAGLEIAGADRLKLGGELAVKDVSALLQFISLQDDDLSLAAALKSPLFGWTEKQLYDLAQPRPKGQSLWEALRKINEATGAHSNTIEVLNDLRNNADFLRPYDLINRLLIRHHGRQNLIARLGHEAEDGIDALLSQALGYESSAVPSLTGFLTWLQTEDVTVKRQMDSASDRIRVMTVHGAKGLEAPIVILPDTTKRKREVRGDLLMSDGSVFWKPKANVMPEVLRHVQDEMLDAQDRERRRLLYVALTRAENWLIVAAAGDIGKETHDSWHSTVSDAFEHLDTTDHLTELGVGKRFSRGVWDAGPLIAPTKLMTNTPAKAEFSPDLPGIPEQVSTLSPSNLGGAKIMPGETYTDASELALAWGNIIHVLLELLPPMKPEHRRASAEGLIKNHAEVGLIPDTKALIDEALRTIENSELSWVFDSGLSEVPISATLPTLNGERVFGIIDRLIETENEIIAIDYKSNRMVPSSPRETPDGLRRQIAAYRDALRLVYPTYRIRTLLLWTKTGTVTELPDDMLDAALEAVTTP, from the coding sequence ATGAAGCCCAATGACGCAACCGCCCGTCAGATTGAAGCTGCTGATCCGAGCCAATCCACGTGGTTATCTGCCAACGCTGGTTCTGGTAAAACGCGCGTATTAACCGACCGCGTTGCGCGCTTGTTGCTTGCCGGTACGCGACCTGAAAATGTGCTTTGCCTAACCTACACCAAAGCCGCTGCATCAGAGATGCAAAACCGCTTGTTCCAGCGGTTGGGCGAATGGGCGATGATGCCGAAGGCCACACTACGCGATCAGCTGGTTGAGCTTGGGACGGACGCGGTGATTGACGATGACTATCTCAGCAATGCGCGTACCTTGTTTGCCAGCGCCATCGAGGCGCCTGGTGGACTAAAAATTCAGACGATCCACTCATTCTGCGCCGGAGTACTTCGGCGCTTCCCCTTGGAAGCCGAGGTAAGCCCGCAATTCAAGGAAATGGAGGATCGCGCTGCGCAGCTCCTCCGCGAAGAAGTGCTTGATGAGATGGCAACGGGAGAAAACGCTGACGTCGTCGCGGGATTGGCCCAACATTATACTGGATCAGAAATCGGCAGCTTTCTCGGGTCGATTACAGCGCGAAGAACCGCATTCTTGGCGAACCCCAACGCGAACGAACTCGCCAAGACATTCAACCTTTCCACAGATGCGTGCCGACAAGATGCCGTAAAAATCGCGTTTGTCGGAGGCGAAGACGGATTGGTCGATGATCTTGTCGACGCCTGTAAGGATGCCACCAAGAGCTACCAAACAGTGGCAGCAAAACTGAAGGCGATTGACCTGACATCGCCAAACCTCGACACGCTGTTCGCCGTTTCATCACTGCACCTTTATTCAGATAAGTCGAGCAAGTCGCGCAACTGGCCTCAGTCAAATCATAAGTCATCAGTTGAAGCAGTGGCCCATATCGTAGACGACGTTCATGCGTGGATGGACCGAACCGCAGCAGCATTCGACTATCTAAATTGCGTTACCGCATTTGAGAAAACGAAAGCGCTCTTCGCCTTCGCGACCCCGTTTGTTCAACAGTACGAAGCCAAGAAAGCGCAACGCGCAGCCCTCGATTTCGACGACTTGATTGGGAAAGCCAAAGCGCTTCTTGATGATACAAACGTGGCGCAATGGGTTTTGTTTCGCCTCGATGGTGGTGTCGATCATGTCCTTGTGGACGAAGCGCAGGACACATCGCCAGATCAGTGGGACATCGTCCGTCTGTTGACCCAAGAATTTTCGACCGGAATCGGCGCGAACCCTGACCGTGAACGCACTGTGTTTGTTGTCGGCGACAAGAAACAATCTATCTATTCGTTCCAAGGCGCGGACCCCGAAGGGTTTGACCGAATGCGCGACCATTTTGATGGTGAGTTGGCTAATGTTGGAAAGCCGCTGCAAGACCGCGAACTTCTTTATTCATTCCGGTCTTCATCTGCTGTTTTGGAGCTCGTTGATAGAACGTTCCAAGGCGAAATGGCCGAAGGGCTTGGCGATCACATTAAGCACCTTGCATTCAAAGACGACATGCCAGGGCGCGTGGATATCTGGCCCGTTGTCGAGCCATCCGATAAACCTGAAGAGCGGGAATGGGACGATCCAGTAGATCTGAAAGGCCGCACCAACCACAAGGTGGTTTTGGCGACGCAGATCGCAACCGAAATTAAACGGATGATCGCTACCGAGACGCTCCCGGTGAAAGAAAATGACGCGACAGAATGGTCCCGTCGAAAAATCACTCCGGGTGATTTTTTAATCCTCGTGCAGAGACGATCCGATCTGTTCAGTGAAATTATCTCGGCTTGCAAATCGGCTGGCCTCGAAATCGCTGGAGCGGATCGTTTGAAGCTCGGTGGTGAACTCGCCGTAAAAGACGTCTCAGCGTTATTGCAATTCATCTCGCTACAGGATGACGATCTATCGTTAGCGGCTGCGCTAAAGTCCCCATTGTTTGGGTGGACTGAGAAGCAGCTCTATGACCTCGCGCAACCGCGCCCCAAGGGACAAAGCCTTTGGGAAGCCCTGCGTAAAATCAACGAAGCAACTGGCGCGCACTCTAATACAATTGAGGTACTCAACGACCTGCGAAACAACGCTGACTTTTTGCGCCCATACGACCTAATCAATCGGTTACTGATCCGCCACCATGGGCGTCAAAACCTGATCGCGCGACTTGGCCATGAGGCGGAAGACGGGATCGATGCATTGTTGTCGCAGGCCCTTGGCTATGAATCTTCCGCCGTTCCCAGTCTCACTGGATTTCTTACATGGCTGCAAACAGAAGACGTAACCGTCAAGCGGCAGATGGATTCAGCAAGTGATAGAATTCGGGTCATGACGGTCCATGGAGCGAAGGGGCTTGAAGCGCCAATCGTAATTCTTCCCGATACGACTAAGCGTAAACGTGAAGTGCGTGGCGATTTACTCATGTCCGATGGCAGTGTTTTCTGGAAGCCGAAGGCAAATGTAATGCCAGAAGTGTTGCGTCACGTTCAGGATGAAATGTTAGACGCACAAGACCGCGAGCGCCGACGTCTTTTGTACGTTGCGCTAACCCGTGCAGAGAATTGGCTTATTGTTGCTGCGGCAGGGGATATTGGCAAAGAGACGCACGATAGTTGGCACAGCACCGTTTCTGACGCGTTTGAGCACTTGGATACCACTGATCATTTGACTGAACTTGGCGTGGGCAAACGGTTTAGCCGTGGGGTTTGGGATGCCGGACCTTTAATCGCTCCTACTAAATTGATGACTAACACACCTGCGAAAGCAGAGTTCAGCCCTGACTTACCGGGTATTCCTGAACAGGTATCTACGCTTTCACCGTCCAACCTCGGTGGTGCGAAGATCATGCCGGGCGAGACCTATACAGACGCATCTGAGCTGGCCTTGGCATGGGGGAACATTATCCACGTCTTACTTGAGCTTTTGCCACCGATGAAACCAGAGCATCGACGGGCGAGCGCGGAAGGTTTGATAAAAAACCACGCCGAAGTTGGTCTGATCCCGGATACCAAAGCGTTAATTGACGAAGCTCTTCGCACTATCGAAAATTCAGAACTCTCGTGGGTTTTCGATAGTGGCCTATCTGAGGTTCCTATCTCGGCGACGTTGCCCACACTGAACGGTGAGCGTGTGTTCGGGATCATTGATAGATTGATCGAAACGGAAAACGAAATTATCGCCATCGATTACAAGTCAAACAGGATGGTTCCTTCGTCGCCGCGAGAGACACCAGATGGCCTTAGACGCCAAATTGCTGCTTACCGTGATGCCCTGCGGCTCGTTTATCCAACCTACCGAATTCGCACACTTCTTTTGTGGACCAAAACAGGGACCGTCACAGAATTACCAGACGACATGCTTGATGCTGCTCTCGAAGCTGTGACCACGCCTTGA
- the addB gene encoding double-strand break repair protein AddB, with amino-acid sequence MFEPHQGPRVFGVPLGQDFSTSLHDGLRQYFNTMSPTNVARVEIYVNTRRMQRRLIELFQKGNALLLPRIRLVTDLANDSIEHALPPAISPLRRRLEMAQLVKGLLESDPTLASQDSAIDLAESLVALMNEMQGEGVPPETIANLDVSDQSGHWERALEFIKLVQPFFEDGQLDGEGRQRSVVESLIARWVENPPSHPVIVAGSTGSRGATSLFMQAVAKLPQGAVILPGFDYDMPSNVWDMMEQKTGAEDHPQYRFKAFCEALDLHPIDTKAWGVSAGTNSARTRLVSLSLRPAPVTHQWINDGPDLGNLALATEGITMIEAATPRTEADAIAVRLRQAIEDNQTAALISPDRVLTRQVTAALDRWGITPDDSAGLPLQLTAPGRFLRHIADLFCEQLDAEQLLVLLRHPLSHSDRPDRGDHAFRSNALELQLRRYGPPFPTSQSLTDWAKEKPDERQGWVNWISSVLIDLQDDTQRPLDDHVARHFNVAERLAGGPDTDEAGGLWKKAAGREALRVMSELRSHADAGGEMSAREYRRLVNSILAAAEVRDRDAGHPQVLIWGTLEARVQSAELVILAGLNEGTWPEAPTPDPWLNRPMRKQAGLLLPERRIGLSAHDYQQAVCAREVVLSRSVRSDEAETVPSRWVNRLTNLLGGLGDQGGPECLDAMRERGRHWLSLAANIAAPKMQLDPAPRPSPCPPTDARPQQLSVTQIKTLIRDPYTIYARKILGLNVLDSLSHTPDAPLRGTIVHKILERFVKEKIDPSSPDAQTSLLSLATEVLVEQCPWPAVRALWYARIASFAPHFLEEEAKRRAFSTNIDTEMYGELALTNLSFKLTGTADRIDLSDDGEALIYDYKTGKAPSPAQQKHFDKQLLLEAAMVERGAFKAVGRVRTQAAVYIGLGSDLRDQPAPLKDEPTEETWSRFEGLIAKWMDPAKGYTSRSANETLAFEGNYDHLARYGEWDETTDATPQDLS; translated from the coding sequence ATGTTTGAACCCCACCAAGGCCCGCGCGTATTTGGCGTTCCTTTGGGGCAAGACTTTTCTACGTCACTGCATGATGGTCTTCGCCAGTACTTCAACACCATGTCACCAACTAATGTCGCTCGCGTAGAAATCTATGTGAATACTAGGCGGATGCAGAGGCGGCTTATCGAGCTTTTTCAGAAGGGGAATGCCCTGCTGTTGCCGCGTATTCGCCTTGTCACAGATTTAGCGAACGACAGCATCGAGCACGCACTTCCACCTGCCATTTCACCGCTTCGCAGACGGCTTGAAATGGCACAGTTGGTGAAAGGTTTGCTGGAATCTGACCCGACGCTCGCTTCGCAGGACTCAGCGATTGATCTTGCTGAAAGTCTTGTCGCGCTCATGAATGAAATGCAGGGCGAAGGGGTTCCGCCAGAAACGATCGCAAACCTCGACGTTTCAGATCAGTCAGGGCATTGGGAGCGTGCGTTGGAGTTCATCAAACTGGTTCAGCCATTCTTTGAGGATGGTCAGTTAGATGGTGAAGGTCGCCAGCGTAGTGTTGTTGAATCACTCATCGCTCGTTGGGTCGAAAATCCGCCGTCCCATCCGGTCATTGTAGCTGGATCGACGGGCTCGCGAGGGGCCACTTCGTTGTTCATGCAAGCCGTCGCAAAGTTGCCGCAAGGTGCGGTAATTCTACCCGGTTTTGATTACGACATGCCGTCGAACGTCTGGGATATGATGGAGCAAAAAACCGGTGCGGAAGACCATCCGCAATACCGGTTCAAAGCCTTCTGTGAGGCGCTTGACCTTCACCCGATCGATACTAAGGCTTGGGGTGTTTCTGCTGGTACTAATTCGGCGCGTACGCGATTGGTCTCCCTCTCTTTGCGCCCAGCGCCAGTAACCCATCAATGGATCAACGATGGGCCTGATCTTGGTAACCTCGCCCTCGCCACTGAAGGCATTACGATGATTGAGGCTGCGACTCCTCGCACTGAGGCGGATGCAATTGCCGTCCGATTACGTCAAGCGATTGAAGACAATCAAACCGCTGCGCTTATTTCACCCGACAGAGTGCTAACACGGCAAGTAACTGCCGCATTGGATCGATGGGGCATTACACCCGATGACAGTGCTGGGCTTCCGCTACAGCTAACCGCGCCTGGTCGTTTTTTACGTCACATCGCCGATTTGTTTTGCGAGCAACTTGATGCCGAACAGCTTCTGGTTCTGTTACGCCACCCGTTGAGTCATTCAGACCGACCCGATCGCGGCGATCATGCTTTTCGATCGAACGCGTTGGAACTACAACTTCGACGCTACGGTCCACCCTTTCCAACGTCCCAAAGTCTGACGGATTGGGCGAAAGAGAAACCTGATGAGCGGCAAGGCTGGGTTAATTGGATTAGCTCGGTTCTGATTGATCTGCAGGACGATACTCAAAGGCCGCTCGATGATCACGTTGCACGACATTTTAACGTGGCCGAACGCCTTGCTGGTGGCCCGGATACTGACGAGGCTGGCGGGCTTTGGAAGAAGGCGGCTGGTCGAGAAGCACTGCGTGTGATGTCTGAGTTGCGATCTCACGCAGATGCTGGTGGTGAAATGTCCGCACGGGAATATCGCCGGCTTGTGAACAGCATCCTTGCAGCTGCCGAAGTGCGAGACCGCGACGCGGGGCATCCTCAAGTGCTGATTTGGGGAACGTTGGAAGCCCGCGTTCAATCCGCTGAGTTGGTCATTCTGGCAGGCCTCAATGAAGGAACTTGGCCGGAAGCGCCCACACCGGACCCATGGCTAAACCGGCCCATGAGAAAGCAAGCCGGGTTGCTGTTGCCCGAACGCCGGATCGGGCTGAGTGCACATGACTACCAACAGGCAGTTTGCGCACGCGAAGTTGTTCTCAGCCGTTCGGTTCGGTCTGACGAAGCTGAAACCGTACCGAGCAGATGGGTCAACCGTCTGACCAACCTACTTGGCGGGCTGGGTGATCAGGGTGGGCCCGAGTGCCTCGACGCTATGCGAGAACGCGGACGGCATTGGCTTTCCTTGGCTGCAAACATCGCTGCACCAAAGATGCAGCTAGACCCCGCGCCGCGCCCATCGCCATGCCCACCTACGGACGCTCGTCCACAACAGCTCTCGGTGACGCAGATCAAGACGTTGATCCGCGATCCTTACACAATCTATGCGCGCAAGATCCTCGGCTTGAATGTGCTGGATTCATTATCTCACACGCCGGACGCGCCGCTGCGCGGCACGATCGTTCACAAGATCCTAGAGAGGTTTGTGAAGGAAAAGATCGATCCATCTAGCCCAGACGCTCAAACCTCTTTGCTTTCACTTGCAACCGAAGTTCTCGTTGAGCAATGCCCATGGCCTGCTGTTCGCGCGCTCTGGTATGCGCGCATCGCTTCATTTGCTCCTCACTTCTTGGAAGAGGAAGCAAAACGTCGTGCGTTTTCGACCAACATTGACACGGAAATGTATGGTGAACTTGCGCTCACCAACCTGTCCTTCAAGCTTACAGGGACGGCTGACCGAATTGATCTGTCTGACGATGGCGAAGCGCTTATCTATGACTACAAGACCGGCAAAGCACCAAGTCCCGCCCAGCAGAAACACTTCGACAAACAACTGTTACTTGAGGCCGCGATGGTTGAGCGCGGCGCGTTCAAAGCCGTCGGGCGTGTCCGCACACAAGCGGCCGTCTATATTGGCTTAGGAAGCGATTTACGCGATCAACCCGCCCCGCTGAAAGATGAACCGACCGAAGAAACATGGTCGCGGTTTGAAGGGTTGATCGCCAAATGGATGGACCCTGCGAAGGGCTACACCTCGCGCAGCGCTAACGAAACTTTGGCGTTTGAAGGTAACTACGACCACCTAGCGCGATATGGCGAGTGGGACGAAACAACCGACGCAACGCCGCAGGACTTATCATGA
- a CDS encoding nucleotidyltransferase family protein — translation MSEHPNAILLFAAGLGTRMAPLTNKRPKPLVEVSGKPLLDHALAQCSGLKAVVNTHYFAEQIHAHLAGTDVLVSDESDQLLETGGGLKRALPLLDSNPVLTMNTDAVWRGSNPVECLKDEWRPKKMDALLLMIPTSNAVGHNGSGDFDIDSEGRLSRGSEYVYSGVQVIRTDGLASISLEAFSMWALWESMLANETMFGVVYDGQWCDVGRPDSIPVAEDMLAGDPNV, via the coding sequence TTGTCTGAACACCCAAACGCAATTCTCTTGTTCGCCGCGGGCCTTGGCACACGTATGGCACCACTGACGAACAAGCGCCCCAAACCTCTTGTCGAAGTTTCTGGGAAGCCACTGCTGGATCATGCGTTGGCGCAATGCTCAGGGTTGAAAGCGGTCGTGAATACCCACTACTTCGCAGAGCAAATCCATGCACATCTTGCCGGAACAGACGTCCTTGTTTCGGATGAATCTGACCAGTTGTTGGAAACGGGTGGCGGCCTAAAGCGTGCGTTACCGCTACTCGACAGTAATCCCGTTCTTACGATGAATACTGATGCCGTTTGGCGCGGCTCTAATCCTGTGGAGTGTTTGAAGGACGAATGGCGACCTAAAAAAATGGACGCTCTCTTGTTGATGATTCCAACTTCAAACGCTGTTGGACACAATGGCTCTGGCGACTTTGATATTGATAGCGAAGGCCGTTTGTCCCGTGGGAGCGAATACGTTTACTCGGGGGTTCAGGTTATCCGTACAGATGGCCTTGCATCGATATCTCTCGAAGCCTTTTCAATGTGGGCGCTTTGGGAGAGCATGCTTGCGAATGAGACAATGTTCGGTGTGGTCTATGACGGTCAATGGTGTGACGTAGGCCGGCCCGATAGCATACCGGTTGCCGAAGACATGCTTGCTGGTGATCCCAATGTTTGA
- a CDS encoding aminoglycoside phosphotransferase family protein, with the protein MRSALVQDWLAATEWSNWKRTPLAGDASARRYERLFGPENQSVILMDAPLETCGSQSRFVEIADHLNQLSLAAPTVLAWSEVDGLVVLSDLGEVDFARHLVAAPQDESALYSSTVEVLKTLQAAPPPSGLSKMTPDVGAEMIGLAFEWAAKDPSVDLAADITAKIHALLIEVDPNPSVLSLRDFHAENLIWRPTESGASRIGLLDFQDAFVTHPTYDLASLLRDARRDVNPNLLNPLIRQLAGDDHDFDDLKHAFHVMAIQRNLRILGIFNRLAKLDGKMSYLKLVPRVWGHLQTDLAESGLSDLARLVERAFGPTENNLV; encoded by the coding sequence ATGCGTAGCGCATTAGTTCAAGATTGGCTGGCCGCGACCGAATGGTCAAATTGGAAACGGACACCGCTCGCAGGCGATGCGTCGGCGCGTCGATATGAACGCCTATTTGGTCCCGAAAACCAGTCTGTGATCCTAATGGATGCGCCGTTGGAAACCTGTGGAAGTCAGTCTCGCTTCGTTGAAATCGCGGATCACCTCAATCAGCTCTCACTTGCCGCACCTACGGTTCTGGCGTGGAGCGAAGTTGACGGATTGGTCGTGTTGAGCGACCTTGGCGAAGTCGACTTCGCAAGGCATCTGGTCGCCGCGCCGCAAGATGAAAGCGCGCTGTATTCATCAACGGTCGAGGTCTTGAAAACACTTCAGGCCGCCCCGCCTCCTTCAGGCCTTTCTAAGATGACGCCAGATGTCGGCGCCGAAATGATCGGGCTTGCTTTTGAGTGGGCGGCGAAGGACCCAAGCGTTGACCTCGCTGCGGATATAACCGCGAAAATTCATGCGCTTTTGATCGAAGTAGACCCTAACCCATCGGTTCTATCGTTAAGGGACTTCCACGCAGAAAATCTAATCTGGCGACCTACCGAAAGTGGAGCGTCCCGTATCGGCCTTCTTGATTTTCAGGACGCTTTTGTCACGCACCCAACCTACGACCTGGCGTCATTACTTCGCGATGCACGTCGTGATGTGAATCCAAACTTATTGAACCCGCTAATTCGTCAGCTCGCCGGTGATGATCATGATTTCGACGACCTCAAACACGCGTTTCATGTCATGGCGATTCAGCGCAATTTGCGGATCTTGGGCATATTCAATCGCCTCGCAAAACTGGATGGCAAAATGTCATATCTAAAACTCGTCCCGCGTGTTTGGGGTCACCTGCAAACTGACTTGGCTGAATCTGGTTTGTCAGATCTTGCTCGGCTCGTTGAGAGGGCATTTGGCCCGACGGAGAATAACCTTGTCTGA
- the tsaE gene encoding tRNA (adenosine(37)-N6)-threonylcarbamoyltransferase complex ATPase subunit type 1 TsaE, producing the protein MVRTTTTLRLSSEDDTAKLGETLAKYAQAGDCFLLRGQIGAGKSALARAFIRSLLGPETEVPSPTFTLVQTYEFAELEIWHADLYRLSDTQEAVELGLADAMSDQICLIEWPELLEDLTPESALDIELTVAADCHLATLTYGDNWRNRLAGIDAHA; encoded by the coding sequence ATGGTGCGAACGACAACAACTTTACGGCTTTCCTCTGAAGATGACACAGCCAAGCTCGGTGAAACCCTCGCGAAATATGCGCAGGCGGGTGACTGCTTTCTGTTGCGTGGACAAATAGGTGCGGGAAAGTCCGCGCTGGCGCGGGCGTTCATTCGGTCACTATTAGGTCCCGAAACCGAAGTTCCTTCCCCAACTTTCACGCTCGTTCAAACATATGAATTTGCTGAGCTAGAAATTTGGCACGCAGATCTTTATCGGCTTAGCGATACGCAAGAAGCAGTTGAGCTTGGCTTGGCCGATGCGATGAGTGATCAAATTTGCCTGATTGAATGGCCTGAATTGTTGGAAGACCTAACGCCAGAATCCGCATTGGATATAGAACTTACTGTTGCAGCTGACTGTCATCTCGCGACGCTTACCTATGGCGATAACTGGCGCAACAGACTGGCTGGGATTGACGCGCATGCGTAG